From the Saimiri boliviensis isolate mSaiBol1 chromosome X, mSaiBol1.pri, whole genome shotgun sequence genome, one window contains:
- the MAGEB3 gene encoding melanoma-associated antigen B3 codes for MPRGQKNMLRAPEKRQQTRGQTQGRQGAKATATKGKKVSFSSPLVLGATIQKKSAGRSGSILKKPWRALSTTISVDVSHKKPCKGANSKIEKKQSSSQGLSSTVRSRTDPVTRKTNMLVHFLMEMYKMKKPIMKADMLKIVQKRYENRFPEILKKASFNIEVVFGVDLKEIASSKDSYVLVSKMDLPNNGRVTRGRGFPKTGLLLNLLGVIFMKGNCATEEKIWEFLNKMRIYDGKKHFIFGEPRKLITQDLVKLKYLEYRQVPNTNPARYEFLWGSRAHAETSKMKVLEFWAKVNQTVPSAFQFWYEEALRDEQEKALAAATFNDGSDAMGRKCSKAKASSSSHA; via the coding sequence ATGCCTCGAGGTCAGAAGAATATGCTCCGTGCACCTGAGAAACGCCAACAGACCCGTGGTCAGACCCAGGGTCGCCAGGGTGCTAAGGCCACCGCAACTAAGGGGAAAAAAGTATCCTTTTCATCCCCTCTTGTTTTGGGGGCTACTATTCAGAAAAAGTCTGCTGGTAGGTCAGGTAGCATTCTCAAGAAGCCTTGGAGAGCACTATCCACCACCATATCGGTAGATGTTTCTCACAAAAAGCCATGCAAGGGAGCCAACAGCAAAATTGAGAAAAAGCAAAGCTCTTCTCAGGGCCTATCCTCCACTGTGCGGTCTCGCACAGATCCTGTAACCAGGAAGACAAATATGTTGGTGCACTTCTTGATGGAAATGTACAAAATGAAAAAGCCCATTATGAAAGCAGATATGCTAAAAATTGTCCAAAAAAGGTATGAAAATCGCTTCCCTGAGATCCTTAAAAAAGCTTCTTTCAATATAGAAGTGGTATTTGGTGTTGACTTAAAAGAAATTGCTTCTAGCAAGGACTCCTATGTCCTCGTCAGCAAAATGGATCTCCCCAACAATGGGAGAGTGACTCGTGGCAGGGGGTTTCCTAAGACAGGTCTCCTGCTGAATCTTCTGGGTGTGATCTTCATGAAGGGCAACTGTGCCACTGAGGAGAAGATCTGGGAATTCCTGAATAAGATGAGAATATATGATGGGAAGAAACACTTCATATTTGGGGAGCCCAGAAAGCTCATCACCCAAGATTTGGTGAAGCTTAAATACCTGGAGTACCGACAAGTGCCCAACACTAATCCTGCACGCTACGAATTCCTATGGGGTTCAAGAGCCCATGCTGAAACCAGCAAGATGAAAGTCCTGGAGTTTTGGGCCAAGGTCAATCAAACTGTCCCCAGTGCATTCCAGTTCTGGTATGAAGAGGCTTTGAGAGATGAGCAAGAAAAAGCCCTAGCTGCAGCTACATTCAATGATGGCAGTGATGCCATGGGCAGAAAATGTTCCAAGGCCAAGGCTAGCAGCTCGTCCCACGCCTAG